The Paraburkholderia caffeinilytica genome segment TCCAGTTCGTGATGCCGCAGTTGAGCGTGGCCGCGCACGCGGACGGCGATACGCAGGTGCGCACCCTCGGCGGAAACTACGGCACCTTGGGGCAGGGCGGCATGGAAGTGCTCGCACGCTTCGGCTTCGACGGCTCGGGGGCGCGTGTCGCCAATGAAGCGCTGCAATTGCTGGCCGCGCCGAATTGCCCTTCAGGCAAGCGCGATTTGTTGCTGATGCCCGATCAGATGATGCTGCAGATTCACGAGTCGATCGGCCATCCGCTCGAACTCGATCGCATTCTCGGCGACGAGCGCAACTTTGCCGGCTGGAGTTTCGTCAAGAAAGACATGTTCGGCTCGTATCGCTACGGTTCGGAACTGCTGAACGTCACCTTCGACCCGGAACTGTGCGAGGAAGCCGCCGCGTATGCATTCGACGACGACGGCACCGAAGCGAAAAAGCACTATCTGATCCGCGACGGCGTGCTCGAACGTCCGCTCGGCGGCGCGCTTTCGCAGCAACGCGCGCAGATGGCGGGCGTGGCGAATTCGCGCGCGTCGAACTGGAACCGCGCGCCGATCGACCGCATGGCGAATCTGAACATCGAACCCGGCGAGCAGTCGCTGGAGCAGATGATCGGCAATATCGAACACGGCATTCTGATGCGCACCAACACGTCCTGGTCGATCGACGACCATCGCAACAAATTCCAGTTCGGCTGCGAGTTCGGTCAACTGATCGAAAACGG includes the following:
- a CDS encoding TldD/PmbA family protein, yielding MIDERWAQAARSLTSRAAFWSLRIVDEQIDDHEIRNDIAQPMRTVRDRGAMLIAWAGAGAGYAATANLSAAGLQQALDLATARAEASAALSLIDHREVARPAVSGRYVSPNAQLALPRRAEWLERLSVECAGANLDARIVERVAAVQITHTDQLYITSDGVRIDQQFQFVMPQLSVAAHADGDTQVRTLGGNYGTLGQGGMEVLARFGFDGSGARVANEALQLLAAPNCPSGKRDLLLMPDQMMLQIHESIGHPLELDRILGDERNFAGWSFVKKDMFGSYRYGSELLNVTFDPELCEEAAAYAFDDDGTEAKKHYLIRDGVLERPLGGALSQQRAQMAGVANSRASNWNRAPIDRMANLNIEPGEQSLEQMIGNIEHGILMRTNTSWSIDDHRNKFQFGCEFGQLIENGKLTQVVKQPNYRGISANFWRSLSAVGNADTREVYGTSMCGKGEPAQIIRVGHASPACVFSGIDVFGGA